A section of the Natranaeroarchaeum aerophilus genome encodes:
- the phnE gene encoding phosphonate ABC transporter, permease protein PhnE, with product MASDELAVEDEFERIQQQWRRRSALRLLAFLALLAGFYATTRWLGFDLAYLWAHRENLRSVLIEEMLLPGPLWEQLVADAPQLLPAAAETLGIAAAGTAIGLPLAFVLGVLAASNVTPRYVHASVRLFLGGARAIPSMVYALLFVVLAGLGPVAGTLAIAAGTIGDLGRLFADEMEEIDRGPVEAVRSTGASLLATTSAARLPQVSTAYLAWTLFYLEINARKSTVLGIVGAGGIGYPLIMAFRARNYTRVMAAIIVILVLVVGVELVANRLRDRFGLDRERAS from the coding sequence TTCGAGCGGATCCAGCAACAGTGGCGACGCCGGAGTGCACTGCGGCTCCTCGCTTTCCTTGCACTACTCGCTGGCTTCTACGCGACGACACGCTGGCTCGGCTTCGATCTCGCCTATCTGTGGGCCCATCGGGAGAACCTCCGGTCGGTGCTGATAGAGGAGATGCTGTTGCCCGGCCCGCTCTGGGAGCAACTGGTCGCGGACGCGCCACAACTCCTGCCTGCGGCCGCCGAGACGCTCGGTATCGCTGCGGCGGGGACGGCGATCGGGCTTCCGCTCGCGTTTGTTCTGGGCGTGCTGGCCGCGAGCAACGTCACGCCGCGATACGTCCACGCGAGCGTCCGGCTCTTCCTCGGCGGCGCGCGCGCCATCCCGAGCATGGTGTATGCCCTGCTGTTCGTCGTGCTGGCCGGTCTGGGGCCGGTCGCCGGGACGCTCGCGATTGCTGCGGGGACCATCGGCGATCTCGGCCGACTGTTCGCCGACGAGATGGAAGAGATCGACCGCGGGCCCGTCGAGGCCGTGCGTTCGACCGGCGCGAGCTTGCTGGCGACGACCTCGGCCGCACGGCTCCCACAGGTGTCGACCGCGTATCTCGCGTGGACGCTGTTCTATCTGGAAATCAACGCACGCAAAAGCACCGTCCTCGGGATCGTCGGCGCTGGCGGGATCGGCTATCCGCTCATCATGGCCTTCCGGGCGCGCAACTACACCCGCGTGATGGCCGCGATTATCGTGATCCTCGTGCTCGTCGTGGGCGTGGAACTCGTCGCCAACCGGTTGCGGGATCGGTTTGGCCTCGACCGCGAGCGGGCGAGCTAG
- a CDS encoding FAD-dependent oxidoreductase has product MTGKYDLVIVGGGISGASLLYTTAKFTDIDSIALIEKESELAAINSHHTNNSQTLHFGDIETNYTLEKAEEVKEGAELLAGYLENYDDDSEMHARRSKMVLAVGEEEVAELEERYHDEGFGDLFPKLRPIGREKIAEIEPKVVEGRDEDVEMLALQTPDGYVVDYGETTKSFVEEAKEEATVDVYTGTEVTDITPTLDGYTIETDGGRFDCDATVVAAGSHSLQIAQELGYGEDKALLPVAGSFFLADDLLNGKVYTLQMKKLPFAAVHGDADVHDSSVTRFGPTAKMVPTLERGRISTVGDFLDVFGLNAASFLSYANILSDRILLPYVLENLLYDLPEVGPRQFLPDVQKVVPSVELDDIERAEGYGGVRPQIVDTSEKSLDMGEAKIVGDDVIFNITPSPGASTCLKNAMRDTHTVLEFLDGEYEFDEEAFRAETIGNFPRVDDASAVDGPSASETSDAEAAGDAAATDD; this is encoded by the coding sequence ATGACCGGTAAGTACGACCTCGTTATCGTCGGCGGCGGTATCAGTGGTGCGTCGCTCCTGTATACAACAGCAAAGTTTACTGATATCGACTCGATCGCGCTGATCGAGAAAGAATCCGAGCTGGCGGCGATCAACTCCCATCACACCAACAACTCCCAGACGCTCCATTTCGGAGATATCGAGACGAACTACACTCTCGAAAAGGCCGAAGAAGTCAAGGAGGGCGCGGAGCTGCTCGCGGGATATCTCGAAAACTACGATGACGACAGCGAGATGCACGCCAGGCGCAGCAAGATGGTGCTCGCTGTCGGTGAGGAAGAAGTCGCAGAGCTAGAGGAACGATACCACGACGAGGGCTTTGGCGACCTCTTCCCGAAACTGCGCCCGATCGGTCGCGAGAAGATTGCCGAGATCGAGCCGAAAGTCGTCGAGGGCCGCGACGAGGACGTGGAGATGCTGGCCCTCCAGACGCCCGACGGCTACGTCGTCGACTACGGCGAGACGACAAAATCGTTCGTCGAGGAGGCAAAAGAAGAAGCTACTGTCGACGTCTATACCGGCACCGAAGTCACGGATATCACGCCGACGCTGGACGGCTACACGATCGAGACCGACGGTGGCCGCTTCGACTGTGACGCTACGGTGGTCGCCGCCGGTTCGCACAGCCTCCAGATCGCCCAGGAGCTTGGCTACGGCGAGGATAAAGCGTTGCTCCCTGTCGCAGGTAGTTTCTTCCTCGCGGACGACCTGCTCAACGGCAAGGTCTACACCCTCCAGATGAAGAAGCTCCCCTTCGCCGCGGTCCACGGTGACGCCGACGTCCACGATTCGAGCGTCACGCGGTTTGGTCCGACGGCGAAGATGGTCCCGACGCTCGAACGCGGGCGGATCTCGACGGTCGGGGACTTCCTCGACGTCTTCGGTCTCAACGCCGCGTCGTTCCTCAGCTACGCAAACATTCTTTCCGATCGCATCCTCCTGCCGTACGTCCTCGAAAATCTCCTGTACGATCTCCCCGAAGTCGGCCCGCGCCAGTTCCTGCCGGACGTCCAGAAGGTCGTCCCGAGCGTCGAACTCGACGACATCGAGCGCGCCGAGGGCTACGGTGGGGTCCGACCGCAGATCGTCGATACCAGCGAGAAGTCCCTCGATATGGGTGAGGCAAAGATCGTCGGCGACGACGTCATCTTCAACATCACGCCCTCGCCGGGTGCCTCGACCTGCCTGAAAAACGCCATGCGGGACACCCATACCGTTCTGGAGTTCCTCGACGGCGAGTACGAGTTCGACGAGGAAGCGTTCCGTGCGGAGACCATCGGCAACTTCCCACGTGTCGACGACGCGAGCGCGGTTGATGGCCCCAGTGCGTCCGAAACGAGCGATGCCGAGGCCGCCGGTGACGCCGCAGCGACCGACGACTGA
- a CDS encoding HVO_2922 family protein, with protein MSDTDQDELLHESSATRSRNGLAAFFHRLSRRLARGEPVPVDEEQTVTVAPPEESDLAVEIGRDGDRLSLDIAVEWEEGEGDVETDVLASKATFEVYQDNAEQWRWRLVHRNGNIIADGSEGYASKQKATQGLESVKRNVAGANVVDQSKDEPVETDPAGSNATAELFADKAAKWRWRLVHDNGNIIADSGQGYSSKQKAKQGLQSVKTNAPGAPVETSD; from the coding sequence ATGTCGGATACGGATCAGGACGAGTTACTACACGAATCGAGTGCGACACGAAGTCGAAACGGCCTCGCCGCCTTCTTCCATCGGCTCTCGCGTCGACTCGCCCGCGGCGAGCCGGTCCCGGTCGACGAGGAACAGACAGTCACGGTAGCCCCGCCCGAGGAGTCCGATCTGGCCGTCGAGATCGGACGCGATGGCGACCGGCTCAGCCTCGATATCGCGGTCGAGTGGGAGGAAGGCGAGGGGGACGTCGAAACCGATGTACTCGCGAGCAAGGCGACCTTCGAGGTCTACCAGGACAACGCCGAGCAATGGCGCTGGCGACTCGTCCACCGCAACGGCAACATCATCGCCGACGGGAGCGAGGGATACGCGTCGAAACAGAAAGCAACGCAAGGGCTCGAAAGCGTCAAGCGCAACGTCGCCGGCGCGAACGTCGTCGATCAGTCGAAGGACGAACCTGTCGAGACTGATCCAGCAGGCAGTAACGCGACGGCAGAGCTATTCGCCGACAAAGCGGCCAAGTGGCGCTGGCGACTCGTCCACGACAACGGGAACATCATCGCCGACAGCGGTCAGGGATACTCCTCCAAACAGAAGGCAAAGCAGGGGTTACAGAGCGTGAAGACGAACGCGCCGGGCGCACCGGTCGAAACGTCTGACTGA
- a CDS encoding ABC transporter ATP-binding protein, which yields MTEHAIVADGLTKRYAEELAVDDLSLSISTGSVYGFLGPNGAGKTTTMRMLTTLTMPTSGSATVAGVDITDRPAITERIGYLPADPPVFDELTGREQLQYVARLHELGNVDARIEELLARFDLADAADRRIAGYSTGMCKKVGVIGAILHEPEVVLMDEPTSGLDPRAARTMRDTLADLAERDMTVFLSTHILPVVDELADTVGVIDDGRLVAEGTPAELKRRAESAESADLETAFLEVTRKDEAGAAEPAGMGNGE from the coding sequence ATGACCGAGCACGCCATCGTTGCCGACGGGCTCACTAAGCGGTATGCCGAAGAGCTCGCGGTCGATGATCTCTCGTTGTCGATCTCGACGGGATCGGTGTACGGGTTTCTCGGGCCGAACGGTGCGGGGAAGACCACGACAATGCGAATGCTGACGACGCTGACGATGCCGACCAGCGGATCCGCAACCGTCGCCGGAGTCGACATCACGGACCGACCCGCAATCACCGAACGGATCGGGTATCTACCAGCAGATCCCCCCGTTTTTGACGAGTTGACCGGGCGAGAACAGCTCCAGTACGTAGCCCGGCTGCACGAACTGGGCAACGTCGATGCACGGATCGAGGAACTGCTGGCGCGATTCGACCTCGCCGACGCCGCCGACCGTCGGATTGCCGGCTACTCGACCGGGATGTGCAAAAAAGTCGGCGTGATCGGTGCGATCCTACACGAGCCCGAGGTTGTGCTGATGGATGAGCCGACCAGCGGTCTGGATCCGCGCGCCGCGCGGACGATGCGCGATACGTTGGCTGACCTCGCAGAACGGGATATGACCGTGTTTCTCTCGACACATATCCTTCCGGTTGTCGACGAGCTCGCTGACACCGTGGGTGTCATTGACGACGGGCGGCTGGTCGCGGAGGGGACGCCCGCGGAGCTGAAACGACGTGCTGAGTCCGCCGAGAGCGCCGATCTCGAAACCGCGTTTCTGGAGGTCACCCGGAAGGACGAAGCGGGGGCTGCCGAACCGGCAGGGATGGGCAATGGGGAGTGA
- the pyk gene encoding pyruvate kinase — protein sequence MRNAKIVCTIGPASDSRSMLRNLADAGMSVARINASHGNREDRADLIDRIQAVSQASEEPLAAMFDTQGPEIRTADIDGAIELETGSEIRLYEGDDATPEAVGLSIPITGVDAGDTVLFDDGRIELTVTEVDGDDIYAEVISGGELTARKGVNVPGVDLELDVVTEKDRRDLALAAEKEVDLVAASFVRDADDVYAVNEVLEEHGADIPIISKIERAGAVENLDEIIEASYGIMVARGDLGVECPMEQVPVVQKRIIRKCREAGVPVITATEMLDSMVHARRPTRAESSDVANAVLDGTDAVMLSGETAIGDHPVRVVEAMDRIVREIERSTEYRELREQRVPTADDTRTDALARSARYLARDIGASAIVAASESGYTALKTAKFRPGVPVVAATPNEGVRRKLALSGGVQPASTTFVEEGSDRLIENAVQSAIDAGVAESGDTVVVLSGMMTEFDDVHSTNLLKVHVAAETVASGRVVVDGRVSGPVVRTDDGDLSAAPEGAILSLGPDFDGEFSGDTEKLAGIVDARPGLTGYPAMIARELDIPMISGAPLGNAVDELDRVTVDAERGVVYGGDILEARRSVVDQ from the coding sequence ATGAGAAACGCAAAGATTGTCTGTACCATCGGACCAGCCTCGGACTCTCGCAGCATGTTGCGGAACCTCGCGGATGCGGGAATGTCGGTTGCACGTATCAACGCGAGCCACGGGAACCGGGAGGACCGAGCCGATCTGATCGATCGGATTCAGGCCGTCAGTCAGGCGTCGGAAGAGCCGCTCGCGGCGATGTTCGATACCCAGGGCCCGGAGATCCGAACTGCCGATATCGACGGGGCGATCGAACTCGAAACCGGCTCCGAGATCCGCCTGTACGAGGGTGACGATGCGACGCCCGAAGCCGTCGGACTCTCGATCCCGATCACGGGTGTCGACGCCGGGGACACCGTGCTGTTCGACGACGGCCGAATCGAACTCACGGTCACCGAGGTCGATGGCGACGACATCTATGCCGAGGTCATCAGCGGCGGCGAGCTCACGGCTCGCAAAGGTGTCAACGTTCCCGGCGTGGATCTCGAACTGGACGTCGTAACCGAAAAAGATCGCCGCGATCTTGCGCTCGCGGCCGAAAAGGAGGTCGACCTGGTTGCAGCAAGTTTCGTCCGCGACGCCGACGATGTCTACGCTGTCAACGAGGTCCTCGAAGAGCACGGCGCGGATATCCCGATCATCTCGAAAATCGAGCGGGCCGGTGCGGTCGAGAACCTCGACGAAATCATCGAGGCGTCATACGGGATCATGGTGGCCCGCGGTGATCTCGGCGTCGAATGTCCGATGGAGCAGGTGCCAGTCGTCCAGAAACGGATTATTCGGAAATGCCGTGAGGCCGGTGTTCCGGTTATCACCGCGACGGAGATGCTCGATTCGATGGTGCATGCCCGACGCCCCACCCGCGCGGAGTCATCCGACGTTGCCAACGCCGTCCTCGACGGTACTGATGCGGTGATGCTCTCCGGTGAAACGGCGATCGGTGACCATCCCGTTCGTGTGGTCGAAGCGATGGATCGGATCGTCCGGGAGATCGAACGGAGCACCGAGTATCGCGAACTCCGCGAACAGCGCGTCCCCACCGCCGACGATACCCGGACCGACGCGCTCGCCCGTTCCGCGCGCTATCTCGCCCGCGACATCGGCGCAAGCGCCATCGTCGCCGCAAGCGAGTCCGGCTACACCGCGCTGAAGACAGCAAAGTTCCGGCCCGGTGTCCCGGTCGTCGCCGCGACGCCAAACGAGGGAGTCCGTCGCAAACTCGCGCTCTCCGGTGGCGTCCAACCTGCTAGCACGACGTTCGTCGAGGAAGGCTCGGATCGACTCATCGAGAACGCCGTACAGTCCGCGATCGATGCCGGTGTGGCGGAGAGCGGTGACACTGTCGTCGTTCTGTCCGGCATGATGACCGAGTTCGACGATGTCCACTCGACGAACCTGCTCAAGGTCCACGTCGCCGCCGAGACGGTTGCATCAGGCCGAGTTGTCGTTGATGGTCGCGTCTCCGGACCAGTCGTTCGAACTGATGACGGTGATCTGTCCGCGGCGCCCGAGGGAGCGATCCTTTCACTCGGCCCCGACTTCGACGGCGAGTTCTCCGGCGACACGGAGAAGCTGGCCGGTATTGTCGATGCTCGACCCGGGCTCACGGGCTATCCGGCCATGATCGCACGCGAACTCGATATTCCGATGATCAGTGGCGCTCCGCTGGGTAATGCAGTCGACGAGCTCGATCGTGTCACGGTCGACGCCGAACGTGGCGTCGTCTACGGCGGGGATATCCTCGAAGCGCGTCGGTCCGTCGTCGATCAGTAG
- a CDS encoding DUF7312 domain-containing protein: MTDGSGEPERRGESEQTPVGPPDGRDDPSAESPDSIEVDADEEWRFGVDDVDENGIVNEGGRIDTSIEPETIAAENAVFVVLGVVIAVLILARTVTVFA; this comes from the coding sequence ATGACTGACGGGAGCGGCGAACCGGAGCGTCGGGGCGAGTCCGAGCAGACCCCGGTTGGACCACCGGACGGGCGTGACGACCCATCAGCCGAGTCTCCGGACAGTATCGAAGTCGACGCCGACGAGGAGTGGCGCTTCGGCGTCGACGATGTCGACGAAAACGGTATCGTCAACGAAGGCGGCCGCATCGACACATCGATCGAGCCGGAAACGATCGCCGCCGAAAACGCCGTGTTCGTCGTGCTGGGCGTCGTCATTGCGGTACTGATTCTCGCCAGAACCGTGACCGTGTTCGCGTGA